The sequence CGACAACGAAAGCCTCGCGCAGTTTTGCGCCGAGTGGCAGCAGCTGCCGTTCGTTGCCCTCGACACCGAATTCATGCGGGTCGACACCTTCTACCCGATTGCCGGCCTGCTGCAGGTGGGCGACGGCAAACGCGCCTACCTGATCGATCCGCTGACCATCAACGCCTGGCAACCGCTGGCCGCTCTGCTGGAAAACCCGGCAGTGCTCAAAGTCCTGCATGCCTGCAGCGAAGACCTCGAAGTGCTGTTGCGCCTGACCGGCAGCCTGCCGGCGCCAATGTTCGACACGCAACTGGCCGCGGCTTACCTGAACCTCGGTTTCTCGATGGGCTATTCGCGGCTGGTGCAGGAAGTGCTCGGCATCGAACTGCCGAAGGGCGAGACTCGCTCCGACTGGTTGCAGCGTCCGTTGTCCGACACGCAAATCAGCTACGCCGCCGAAGATGCGGTGCATCTGGCCGAGGTTTTCGTACAGCTGCGGCCGAAACTGTCCGACGACAAATTCGCATGGGTGCTGGAGGACGGCGCCGAACTGGTTGCCAACCTGCGCCGCGAAACCGATCCGTACGAGGTCTACCGCGAGGCCAAGCTGGCGTGGAAACTTTCGCGCGCACAACTGGCGGTACTGCGTGAGCTGTGCGCCTGGCGTGAAAAAGAAGCCCGTGCCCGCGATCTGCCGCGCAACCGCATCGTCCGCGAGCATTCGCTGTGGCCGCTGGCCCGCACGCAACCGGACAACCTCGCGGCGCTGGGCAAGATCGAAGACATGCACCCGCGTACCGTGCGTCAGGACGGCCAGTTTCTGCTTGATCTGATCAAGCGCTCTGGCAGTGTGGGGCCTGATCAATGGCCGCCCGCCGTAGCGGAGCCATTGCCGATCGAAGCGGCTGCGTTGATCAAACAACTGCGCGCATTGGGCCAGGCTGAGGCCGAGCGTCTGGGCATTGCCCCGGAACTGATGCTGCGCAAGAAAACCCTCGAAGCCCTGGTCAAAAGTGGCTACCCCGAGGGTCCTTACCAATTGCCTGAGTCGCTGCGTGGCTGGCGCCGCGAACTCATGGGTCAGAAGCTGCTCGACAGCCTGGCCACCGCCGGAGAACAGCCTTGAAACGTATTTGTTCCATCTACCAAAGCTCCAAGCGCAGCGGCATGTACCTTTATGTGCTCAAAAGTGATGCGCTGGAGCGTGTGCCGGAAGCGCTGATGCTGGCCTTCGGCAAGCCGAAGCATTCCTTCGATCTGGTGCTGTCGCCCGAGCGCAAACTGGCCAGCGAAGACATCGTCGTGGTCCTGGAGAACCTCGACAAGCAGGGCTATCACCTGCAAATGCCGCCAGCCGAGGACGAGTACATCGAGCATCTGCCCGAAGAGTTGCTGCGACGCAACGATCCGGTCTGATCTGCGAGGCTCTGTTCTGAGTCTCGGTTTACCCAGGAACTGTTTTTACCGCGATGGTCGCCCGAATCCGGCGGCCGTCTGCACGGTTTGCGAAAGGTTTGAAGATGCGCGTTCTGATTGCTGAACACGACCACGCGATTTACGCCCGGCTGCTGCGTCAGGCAGCGCCGGAGCTTGAAGTACTGACCAGTGGCGACTCCGCCGAGCTGGCCCGTCAGGCCGCCGATTGCCCGGTGTGGCTGGGCCAGCCGGATCTGCTGGCGACCCTGTTGCGTCAGGGCCATCAACCGCAATGGCTGCAATCGACCTGGGCCGGCATCACGCCGCTGCTTGCCGATGGCTTGCGTCGCGATTATCGCTTGACCCGCGCGGTGGGTATTTTTGGTCAGGTGATGGCTGAATACGTGCTGACTTACATTCTTGGCCATGAGCGCGAAGTGTTGGCGCGACTGGTCAGCCAGGTCGAGCGCAAGTGGGACAACCGCAGCGGCCAGAGTCTGGTCGGGCGCAAGGTGCTGATCGTCGGCACTGGCGACATCGGCCAGAGCGTGGCGCAATTCCTGCTGCCATTCGGCATCGAGTTGTACGGCATCGCCAGCAGCGCCCGTGAGCAGGCGCCGTTTGTCGAAGTCGGTTCGATGGCCGATCTGCCACGCCTGGTGGGCGAGGTGGATTACGTGGTCAATCTGCTGCCGAACACCGAGCACACTCACGATATCTACGACGCGGCGCTGTTCAAGCAATTCAAGCCGACCGGGTTGTTTATCAATGCCGGGCGCGGGGTCGCTGTGGTTGACGCGGATCTGGTGGAGGCGCTGAAGGAAGGGCATCTGGCGGGGGCGGTGATCGACGTTTGCCGTCAGGAACCATTGCCGCAACGGCATCCGTTCTGGACTGCCTGGGGTTTGCTGCTGACCGGGCACAGCTCGGCACCGACGTCACCGGCGTTGATGGTGCAGCTGTTTGTCGAGAACCTGAAGGCGTATCAGGCGAGCGAAGCGTTGCGCGGGGAAGTGGATTTCAACCGCGGATATTGAATGTTCGCCCGATAAAATGCAGCCGGGGACGCTCTGCGTCCCATTGGAACGCGGAGCGTCCCTTGAGTCATTCCCACGCGGAGCGTGGGAACGATCATTTGCGTGTGGATTAGAGGGTGAAGTCGCCTTCCGCCGCCAGTTCGTTCAGCGGACGACGCGGGCTCGGCTCTTCACGGGCTTGCAGGTATTCAGCCAGCGTTGCCTTGTCACCGAGTTTGCCGACCGCCACGGCCGCGTGCAGCGCGTAACCTTCAGGAATATTCAACTCCTTGCGCGTCAGTTCCTGATCGAAACCGGCCATGCCGTGGGTGTGCCAGCCGCTGATGCTTGCTTGCAGCGCCAGATGGCCCCACGCCGAACCGGTGTCGAACGTGTGCCACAACGCCGGGGTTTCTTCCGTCGCACCCGGTGCAGTAAACGTGGTTTTCGAAATCACGATCACCAGCGCCGACGCATGCTGCGCCCAGCTACGGTTGAACTCATTCAACAGGCCCAGATAACGCTCCCAGTTCGGCGTATCGCGACGCGCATACAGGAAACGCCACGGCTGCGAGTTGTACGCCGAAGGCGCCCAGCGCGCGGCTTCGAAGAAGCTCAGCAGGGTTTCTTCCGGGATCGCTTCACCGGTGAAGGCGCGCGGCGACCAGCGGTCGGTGAATTGCGGGTGAATAGCGTAATCGGCAACGCGTGGGTTGGCACTCATCAAGAGATTCCTGGCTACGTTTGAGTAAGAGATTCGATTGCAAACCCGGCGGGATCAGTTGCGCTGAACGATGGGGTTTGGCGAGCCATGACTGTTCACCGGAATGCAACGCGGTCGAGCGTTAATGGCTTCCGGACAAGGCTCGTGACGACAGGCAAAGCTACGCGCCGCCACAAAAACTGACAAGTCCCGCACAACCGGCAGTCGCCAACGCTTGGCCCGCAAGGCCTTGGGCACTAGACTGGCGGCCTTTTCACCACCTGATGTTGATGCTTGAATCATGGCCGCCAAAGTCGAACCGTTCTGGATACGCAAAACCCTCGATCAACTGGATCACCAGGAATGGGAATCGCTGTGCGACGGCTGTGGTCTGTGCTGCCTGCAAAAACTCGAGGATGAAGAAGACAACAGCGTCTATTACACGCGCATCGCCTGCAAACTGCTGGACCTGAAAACCTGCCAGTGCAGCGACTATCCTGATCGCCTCAAATTTGTCCCGGACTGCATCCAGCTCACCCCGGGTCAGGCCGAGGAATTCAAATGGCTGCCGCCGACCTGCGGTTATCGACTGGTCAGTGAGGGCAAGGATTTGCCGTTGTGGCACCACCTGGTGTGTGGCGATCGCGACGCGGTGCACCATGAGCGTATTTCCCAGTCCGGGCGCATGCTTGCCGAAGGCAGCGTGCCGGAAGATGACTGGGAAGATCACCTGATTTTCCGCGCAGGTTAAACACCTGCTGTTCCAAGCTTTACCAAGGAGTGCGTATGGCTGTCGGATTGCCGCAAGCGTTGATGGTCGCGCTGCTGGCGTTGAGCGCGCCGGTCTGGGCGGCGAAGAAAGTCGATCTGGATTATCACGTGCGCCTGTTGCCACAGAGCGATCAGGTCGAAGTACGCCTGACCCTGGCCAAGGGTGAAGCGGTGCGCAGTCTCGATTTCGATCTTGGCGACGGCAGTCATTACAGCGACTTCAAGGCTGACGGTCAGTGGCTGCTGAGCCCAGGCAAACAGGCGCGCGGGGTCTGGCGCCCCGCCAGCGAAAAGTCCAGCCTGACCTACCGCGTACGCATCAGCCACGGCCGCAAGAACGGCAGCTTCGACACGCGCATGACCCCGACCTGGGCGTTGATGCGTGGCGACGAATTGGTACCGCCAGCCAAACTCGATCAGCAGGACGGCACTGAACTGGTTGCGCGCTTGCAATTCGAACTGCCCGACGGCTGGAAAAGCATCGAAACCGCGTGGCCACGCATCGGCAAAAACAAATTCCGCATCGACAATCCTTCGCGCCTGTTCGACCGCCCGACCGGCTGGATGCTTGCCGGCCACCTCGGCAGCCGCCGCACACGCTTGGGCGAAACCGAAGTCACCGTGGCCTCGCCGCAAGGGCAGGGTATGCGCCGAATGGACGTACTGACGTTGCTGACGTTCGTCTGGCCGCAGGTGCAGGCCGTTTATCCACGCCATCCGAGCAAACTATTGATCGTCGGCGCCAACGACCCGATGTGGCGCGGCAGCCTCGGTGCGCATGAATCCATCTACGTGAATACGCGATTGCCGCTGGTCAGCGAAAACGGTAGCAGCGCGCTGGTGCGTGAGCTGGCGCAGGTGTTCGGGCGGATCAACGACGAGCAGCGCAGTGACTGGATCAGCGAAGGCTTTGCCGAGTATTACGCGATTGAACTGGTGCGCCGTGCCGGTGGCATGAGCGATGAGCGTTATCAGAGTTTGCAGACGAAACTGGCCAGGGACAGCCAGAAAGTCACGACGTTGCGCGGCGAGCAGATCAGCCCGGCGCAGGTGGCGAAAGCAGTGGTGGTGTTGCAGGAACTGGATCGCGAGATTCGCTTGAAGACGCGCAACAAGCGTTCGCTGGATGATGTGTTGCGTGGGGCGATGCATCTGGGGACGGTGAGTACCAAGGAGTTTGTGCAACTGGCTGAGAGCGTTCTCGGTGAGTCCTCCAAAGTCCTTGATACCGCGTTGCTTCAGTAATACCGCTTTCGCGAGCAGGCTCGCTCCCACAGGGGAATGCATTTCAAACTGTGGGAGCGAGCCTGCTCGCGAAGGGGCCATTAGCCCCACCGCAACTCTTGGATCAGACCCCGGCTTTCGGCGATTTCACCGAATCATTGCCGGTCACCGTGGCGGTGCTGGTCGCCGCCTCGGCATTGGCCTTGAGCTTGCTCAGCTCTTCCCCGGCCCTTTCGATCTTCGCCCGCACGTTGTTCATGTCCTGACGACTTTTCTCAAACAGGCTTTTCACCGAACTGTGCCCGGTAATCCCGCGCGCCATGGCCACGCCGCCAATCGCCACCTGAATCAACCCGAACACGCCGCCACGGCGCAGGCCTTTACCGACCATGATCACGCCGCCCGCGAGTGAGCCGATGCGCTCCCAGCCTTCGACGTTCTGCTCGGAATGGCTCTGGAACGGGGTGGATTCGATGCGTTCGACACGTTTGAGCTCGGTCATGATCTTTCTCCAGGCAATGAGTAATCGATAAACAAGCTGACTGCCGGAGCGGTCAGCTCGTTCCATCGAATGTGCGGCGCTTCAGCGGAATTTTGGCCCGGAGCGGGTGTTCAAGCCCTTGGCCATGCGGTCGTAGAGCACGACGTTGACTGTCGCGGCGAGGTTCATGCAGCCGGTGGTCGGGATGTACACGACGTCTTCGCACCAATCGCGAATCTCTTTATCCAGCGAACCGTCTTCGGGGCCAAAGATGTACAGGGCGCGATCCGGGTGAGTGTATTCCGGCAGCGGGCGGGCGCCCTCGACCAGTTCCACGGCGACCGGCACGCAGTTGAGCGGGAGGATCTTTTTCAGATCATCGATGCCGATCAGCGGGATGTCGTAGTGCACGCGCTTGGTGTCGGTGACGAAGTCGGCGGCGCGTTCATAACGCTTGCCGGTGTAGAACACCGACGCCACGCCATAGCAGCCTGCGGCGCGCATCACCGAACCGACGTTCTCCGGTGATTTGGGGTTATACAAACCAATGCAGCTGTACCGTTTGTCTGCCACGAGCGAGGTGCCTTCGGGAAAAAGAGGGCGATTATACGGGGATAAGATCAAAAAATCGCAGCCTTCGGCAGCTCCTACATTTGGATGGTGCACACCCTGTAGGAGCTGCCGAAGGCTGCGATCTTTTGCTTTTTAATCTTCTTTTTTCATCAATCCGGCGAGGGCGGCAAACGGGTTATGCGTTGCCTTGGCAATCTTCGGCGTGCTCAGCGAGCCTTCGCTGAAATACTGCTGATCGGTATAGCGCGAGTGTTCGTTGTCGTGGCAATACAGGCACAACAATTCCCAGTTCGAGCCGTCCTGCGGGTTGTTGTCGTGGTTGTGGTCGCGGTGGTGCACGGTCAGTTCGCTCAGGCGCTTGCCGGAAAACTCACGGGTGCAGCGGCCACAGACGTGCGGGTACATCTTCAGGGCTTTGTCGCGGTAGCCCATTTCCTTGTCGCGCTGGTTGTCGGCGAGGATGCGATCCAGCTTCGACGTGTTGGTTGGGGTGGACGAACTCATGGGTTCACCTTTGTAAAAGACTAATGACGGTTATGCGCAGAGTTTAGCTCAGCCCTTGAGCTTCTCGGCAATCCAGATTGTGTGCCGCGTGCCCTTGTTACCGTGGGCGAAGACCTGGACTTCTTCGGCCTTGAAACCGGCCTTCTTCAATTTGTCGGAAAACAGCCGGTCGGCGCTGGCCGACCAAACCGCCAACACACCCTTCGGGCGCAGGGCTTTGGCGCAGGCATTCAGACCAGCGGCGGAGTACAGCCAGCTGTTGGCCTTCTGGGTCAGGCCTTCGGGGCCGTTATCGACATCGAGCATGATCGCGTCGAAACCGTTCGGCTCACTTTGCAGGACCTTGGCCACATCTTCCTGACGGATCACCGTGCGCGGATCGAGCAGCGGCCGGCCGGACTTCTCGCCGAGCGGGCCACGGTTCCACTCGACCACGCCGGGCACCAATTCCGCGACCACCACTTCGGCAGTCTTGCCCAGATGCTTGAGCGCCGAGGCGAGAGTAAAGCCCATGCCCAGACCGCCGATCAGCACCCGTGAATCCGGCCGGCCAGCGACCTTGCGGCAAGGAATTTCGGCCAGTGCATCTTCGGAACCGTGCATGCGCGTGTTCATCAGTTGCCCGCCGTCGCCGCCCTGGATCTTGATGACGAAATCCTCGCCATATTCGAACAGGCACAGGGCACCGCCGCTTTCAGGGATCGGGGTGGTGTCGAGCAGAACGAAACGTTTCATGGAAATCTCTACAAGGGGGAAGGCAAGCAGGCCCGTTGGGAGTAGCCTGAGCGCAGACTAGAGGCCAAACGGAGCCCTTGATGAAGCGCACCATTCTAACGGTCATTGCCCTGGCCGCGCTCTCGATTACTGCAGTGCAGGCGCAGCAGACCATTCCGGTCAGCCCGGCGCCGCAACCCGGTTCGCCCGGCACCGCGACGCCGACGCCGTACCCGCAGATCACGCCGATCAACATTCCCAAGTCGGGCGCCGGCAGTGGCAGCCCGCCGCTGGTGCCGATTGAAATGCCCAGCCCGCCGAGCAAGGATCAACCGGTGCCGGGCATTGAACCGAGCGGCACCAAAGCGAAAACCCCCGGCGGTTAAACCTGTTGCGCCGCCAGTTGACCGTCGGCCATGCGCAGGCGTTTGGACAGCGAGACGGCGAGGGCGCGGATGATCTTCGCGGCGATCTTCGGCGCGTCGTTGAGCATTTTTTCCAGCGAATCCTTGCCGAGGTTCAATAGCTGGCAGTTAGTCGCGGCGACGCAGGTGGCCGAGCGGCGTTCACCGTCGAGCACGGCCATTTCGCCGAACGCGCGACCGCTGCGCAA comes from Pseudomonas sp. RU47 and encodes:
- the rnd gene encoding ribonuclease D, encoding MAIDIHWIRDNESLAQFCAEWQQLPFVALDTEFMRVDTFYPIAGLLQVGDGKRAYLIDPLTINAWQPLAALLENPAVLKVLHACSEDLEVLLRLTGSLPAPMFDTQLAAAYLNLGFSMGYSRLVQEVLGIELPKGETRSDWLQRPLSDTQISYAAEDAVHLAEVFVQLRPKLSDDKFAWVLEDGAELVANLRRETDPYEVYREAKLAWKLSRAQLAVLRELCAWREKEARARDLPRNRIVREHSLWPLARTQPDNLAALGKIEDMHPRTVRQDGQFLLDLIKRSGSVGPDQWPPAVAEPLPIEAAALIKQLRALGQAEAERLGIAPELMLRKKTLEALVKSGYPEGPYQLPESLRGWRRELMGQKLLDSLATAGEQP
- a CDS encoding YcgL domain-containing protein, with protein sequence MKRICSIYQSSKRSGMYLYVLKSDALERVPEALMLAFGKPKHSFDLVLSPERKLASEDIVVVLENLDKQGYHLQMPPAEDEYIEHLPEELLRRNDPV
- a CDS encoding D-2-hydroxyacid dehydrogenase; the encoded protein is MRVLIAEHDHAIYARLLRQAAPELEVLTSGDSAELARQAADCPVWLGQPDLLATLLRQGHQPQWLQSTWAGITPLLADGLRRDYRLTRAVGIFGQVMAEYVLTYILGHEREVLARLVSQVERKWDNRSGQSLVGRKVLIVGTGDIGQSVAQFLLPFGIELYGIASSAREQAPFVEVGSMADLPRLVGEVDYVVNLLPNTEHTHDIYDAALFKQFKPTGLFINAGRGVAVVDADLVEALKEGHLAGAVIDVCRQEPLPQRHPFWTAWGLLLTGHSSAPTSPALMVQLFVENLKAYQASEALRGEVDFNRGY
- a CDS encoding nitroreductase family protein, producing MSANPRVADYAIHPQFTDRWSPRAFTGEAIPEETLLSFFEAARWAPSAYNSQPWRFLYARRDTPNWERYLGLLNEFNRSWAQHASALVIVISKTTFTAPGATEETPALWHTFDTGSAWGHLALQASISGWHTHGMAGFDQELTRKELNIPEGYALHAAVAVGKLGDKATLAEYLQAREEPSPRRPLNELAAEGDFTL
- a CDS encoding YcgN family cysteine cluster protein, coding for MAAKVEPFWIRKTLDQLDHQEWESLCDGCGLCCLQKLEDEEDNSVYYTRIACKLLDLKTCQCSDYPDRLKFVPDCIQLTPGQAEEFKWLPPTCGYRLVSEGKDLPLWHHLVCGDRDAVHHERISQSGRMLAEGSVPEDDWEDHLIFRAG
- a CDS encoding YgaP family membrane protein, which gives rise to MTELKRVERIESTPFQSHSEQNVEGWERIGSLAGGVIMVGKGLRRGGVFGLIQVAIGGVAMARGITGHSSVKSLFEKSRQDMNNVRAKIERAGEELSKLKANAEAATSTATVTGNDSVKSPKAGV
- a CDS encoding RNA methyltransferase — protein: MADKRYSCIGLYNPKSPENVGSVMRAAGCYGVASVFYTGKRYERAADFVTDTKRVHYDIPLIGIDDLKKILPLNCVPVAVELVEGARPLPEYTHPDRALYIFGPEDGSLDKEIRDWCEDVVYIPTTGCMNLAATVNVVLYDRMAKGLNTRSGPKFR
- a CDS encoding YajD family HNH nuclease, giving the protein MSSSTPTNTSKLDRILADNQRDKEMGYRDKALKMYPHVCGRCTREFSGKRLSELTVHHRDHNHDNNPQDGSNWELLCLYCHDNEHSRYTDQQYFSEGSLSTPKIAKATHNPFAALAGLMKKED
- a CDS encoding spermidine synthase, with protein sequence MKRFVLLDTTPIPESGGALCLFEYGEDFVIKIQGGDGGQLMNTRMHGSEDALAEIPCRKVAGRPDSRVLIGGLGMGFTLASALKHLGKTAEVVVAELVPGVVEWNRGPLGEKSGRPLLDPRTVIRQEDVAKVLQSEPNGFDAIMLDVDNGPEGLTQKANSWLYSAAGLNACAKALRPKGVLAVWSASADRLFSDKLKKAGFKAEEVQVFAHGNKGTRHTIWIAEKLKG